Proteins encoded within one genomic window of Sphaerotilus montanus:
- a CDS encoding NAD(P)/FAD-dependent oxidoreductase produces the protein MTATILVLGAGMVGTCTALHLQQRGFDVTLIDRRPPGQETSFGNAGLIQGESVEPYPFPRDPGFLLDVALGRGAEVHWHLRGLWQMAGPLLRYFRNSHPQAHTVATQHYSRLIAHATAEHAPLIAAAGAEDLVVREGFRFGFRTARAFDEGVQRARALEAGFGVRHRVEDGAALAKAEPALRQTLAGAVHWLDPWAVRNPGALVQRYAALFVARGGRVLTGDATTLQRAGAAWSVQTDAGRVEAAQAVLALGPWADGLIRTLGYRFPLFLKRGYHQHYRAPVTLRQPLLDAERGYVLAPMEQGLRLTTGAEFAPIDAPATPVQLAKAEALAREWVDLGEPVAGAPWLGARPCTADMLPVMGPAPRHPGLWFNFGHAHQGFTLGPVAGRLVAEMVAGERTWIDAGAYWPGRFG, from the coding sequence GTGACCGCCACCATCCTGGTGCTCGGCGCCGGCATGGTCGGCACCTGCACCGCGCTGCACCTCCAGCAACGCGGCTTCGACGTCACGCTGATCGACCGCCGCCCGCCCGGCCAGGAAACCTCCTTCGGCAACGCCGGGCTGATCCAGGGCGAGTCGGTCGAGCCGTATCCCTTCCCGCGTGACCCCGGCTTCCTGCTCGACGTGGCGCTCGGGCGTGGGGCGGAGGTGCATTGGCATCTGCGCGGCCTGTGGCAGATGGCGGGGCCGCTGCTGCGGTATTTCCGGAACTCCCACCCGCAGGCCCACACCGTGGCGACGCAGCACTACAGCCGCCTGATCGCTCACGCCACGGCCGAACACGCGCCGCTGATCGCCGCCGCCGGGGCGGAGGATCTGGTGGTGCGCGAGGGATTCCGCTTCGGGTTCCGCACAGCGCGGGCCTTTGACGAGGGGGTGCAGCGGGCCCGGGCGCTGGAAGCGGGTTTCGGCGTGCGGCACCGGGTCGAGGACGGCGCGGCGCTGGCCAAGGCCGAACCCGCGCTGCGCCAGACGCTGGCCGGCGCCGTGCATTGGCTCGATCCCTGGGCGGTGCGCAACCCGGGCGCGCTGGTGCAACGCTATGCCGCGCTGTTCGTCGCCCGCGGTGGGCGGGTGCTGACCGGCGACGCGACCACGCTGCAACGCGCGGGCGCCGCCTGGAGCGTGCAGACCGACGCCGGCCGCGTGGAGGCGGCACAGGCCGTCCTCGCGCTCGGGCCGTGGGCGGACGGGCTGATCCGCACGCTGGGCTACCGTTTCCCGCTGTTCCTCAAGCGCGGCTACCACCAGCACTACCGCGCCCCGGTCACGCTGCGCCAGCCGCTGCTGGACGCCGAGCGGGGCTATGTGCTGGCGCCGATGGAGCAGGGATTGCGGCTGACCACGGGCGCGGAGTTCGCGCCGATCGACGCGCCCGCCACCCCGGTGCAACTCGCCAAGGCGGAAGCCCTCGCCCGCGAGTGGGTCGACCTGGGCGAACCCGTGGCCGGCGCGCCGTGGCTGGGCGCGCGGCCCTGCACGGCGGACATGCTGCCCGTGATGGGGCCGGCGCCGCGACATCCGGGGCTGTGGTTCAACTTCGGGCATGCGCACCAGGGGTTCACGCTGGGGCCGGTGGCGGGGCGGCTGGTGGCGGAGATGGTGGCGGGGGAGCGGACGTGGATTGATGCGGGGGCGTATTGGCCGGGGCGGTTTGGCTGA
- a CDS encoding rubredoxin: protein MCLICGWIYDEAIGDPEHGIAPGTAWADVPMNWVCPECAARKEDFEMVRI from the coding sequence ATGTGTCTGATCTGTGGGTGGATCTATGACGAAGCGATCGGTGACCCGGAACATGGCATCGCACCGGGCACGGCCTGGGCGGACGTGCCGATGAACTGGGTCTGCCCGGAATGCGCCGCCCGCAAGGAAGATTTCGAGATGGTCCGGATCTGA
- a CDS encoding helix-turn-helix domain-containing protein codes for MLRTAADIGQVVRAQRQSQGLRQIDLAGIGNTGNRLIVDIEKGKPTVQLQKVLDVLELLGLEVTVRSKASRSAL; via the coding sequence GTGCTGCGCACCGCCGCCGACATCGGCCAGGTGGTGCGTGCGCAGCGCCAGTCCCAGGGCTTGCGTCAGATCGACCTGGCCGGCATCGGCAACACCGGCAACCGCCTGATCGTGGACATTGAGAAGGGCAAGCCGACTGTGCAGTTGCAGAAGGTGCTGGATGTGCTGGAGCTGCTGGGCCTGGAGGTGACGGTGCGGTCGAAGGCGTCGAGGTCGGCGCTGTGA
- a CDS encoding D-hexose-6-phosphate mutarotase, which yields MSDAHDQPRALYPTGLISFNGQPAVHLRSPNGAQATILLHGAHVVSWIPAGHEEQLYLSPETKYGDSAAVRGGVPVIFPQFNQQGPLPKHGFARNRAWQVQEAQVRGEHAFAVLTLSDDEATRAIWPHAFTLEMTVSVDDRRLEMELAVLNTGETTIEFQAALHTYLGCGDVRHAQLEGLLDQNYHDAVLDQPRQQWIDVVTIAQEIDRIYWNAPKELTLRETGRRLLIQSHAFDDVVVWNPGPEKCAALPDMPDDDWLQMLCVEAAQIGDRVRLAGGQEWAAMQTLVIAD from the coding sequence ATGTCTGACGCACACGACCAGCCCCGCGCGCTGTATCCCACCGGCCTGATCTCCTTCAACGGCCAGCCTGCCGTGCACCTGCGCTCGCCCAACGGCGCGCAGGCGACCATCCTGCTGCACGGCGCCCACGTCGTGTCGTGGATCCCGGCCGGCCACGAGGAACAGCTTTATCTGTCGCCCGAGACGAAGTACGGCGACAGTGCGGCGGTGCGCGGCGGCGTGCCGGTGATCTTTCCGCAGTTCAACCAGCAAGGCCCGCTGCCCAAGCACGGCTTCGCCCGCAACCGGGCGTGGCAGGTGCAGGAGGCACAGGTCCGCGGCGAACACGCCTTCGCGGTGCTGACGCTCAGCGACGACGAGGCCACCCGCGCGATCTGGCCGCACGCCTTCACGCTGGAGATGACCGTCAGCGTCGACGACCGCCGGCTGGAGATGGAACTGGCCGTGCTCAACACCGGCGAGACCACGATCGAGTTCCAGGCCGCGCTGCACACCTACCTCGGCTGCGGCGACGTGCGCCACGCGCAGCTCGAAGGCCTGCTCGACCAGAACTACCACGACGCCGTGCTCGACCAGCCGCGCCAGCAGTGGATCGACGTCGTCACCATCGCGCAGGAAATCGACCGCATCTACTGGAACGCCCCGAAGGAGCTGACCCTGCGCGAAACGGGCCGGCGACTGCTGATCCAGTCGCATGCGTTCGATGACGTGGTGGTGTGGAATCCGGGGCCGGAGAAATGCGCCGCGCTGCCGGACATGCCGGACGACGACTGGCTGCAGATGCTCTGCGTCGAGGCCGCGCAGATCGGCGACCGGGTGCGGCTGGCGGGTGGGCAGGAGTGGGCGGCGATGCAGACGCTGGTGATCGCGGACTGA
- the fabG gene encoding 3-oxoacyl-ACP reductase FabG codes for MRLQDKVSIITGAAQGIGLATALKFAREGAVVIVCDMKPEAVDAAVAQCRAAGARAAGFAVNVTDRAAVDAMVAAVKAQFGRIDVLVNNAGITRDARLQKMTIEQFDAVIDVNLRAVFHCAQAVTDTMVEQGSGVILNASSVVGIYGNFGQTNYAASKFGVIGFTKTWSRELGPKGIRVNAVAPGFIETPILSTIPDKVLDGMRAEVPLRRLGKPEEIANVYAFLASDEASYVNGAVLEVAGGLTV; via the coding sequence ATGCGACTCCAAGACAAGGTCTCGATCATCACCGGCGCCGCCCAGGGCATCGGCCTGGCCACCGCACTGAAGTTCGCCCGCGAAGGCGCCGTCGTCATCGTCTGCGACATGAAGCCCGAGGCGGTGGACGCCGCGGTCGCGCAGTGCCGCGCGGCGGGCGCACGGGCGGCAGGCTTCGCCGTCAACGTCACCGACCGGGCCGCGGTCGATGCGATGGTCGCCGCCGTGAAGGCGCAGTTCGGTCGCATCGACGTGCTGGTCAACAACGCCGGCATCACCCGCGACGCGCGGCTGCAGAAGATGACCATCGAGCAGTTCGACGCGGTGATCGACGTGAACCTGCGCGCCGTCTTCCACTGCGCGCAGGCGGTGACGGACACGATGGTCGAGCAGGGCTCGGGCGTGATCCTGAACGCCAGCTCGGTCGTCGGCATCTACGGCAACTTCGGCCAGACCAACTACGCCGCCAGCAAGTTCGGCGTCATCGGCTTCACCAAGACCTGGAGCCGCGAACTCGGGCCGAAGGGCATCCGCGTCAACGCGGTCGCGCCGGGCTTCATCGAGACGCCGATCCTCTCGACCATTCCCGACAAGGTGCTCGACGGCATGCGCGCCGAAGTGCCGCTGCGCCGCCTCGGCAAGCCGGAGGAGATCGCCAACGTGTACGCCTTCCTCGCGAGCGACGAGGCGAGCTATGTGAACGGGGCGGTGCTGGAAGTGGCGGGCGGGCTGACGGTCTAG
- the hemL gene encoding glutamate-1-semialdehyde 2,1-aminomutase, giving the protein MTTNDQLFERARKVIPGGVNSPVRAFRAVGGTPRFIARAQGPYMWDAEGKRFIDYIGSWGPMILGHGHPAVLSAVQQAATEGFSFGAPTEREIELAEEILSLVPSCEQIRLVSSGTEAAMTAIRLARGATGRSKFIKFEGCYHGHADPLLVKAGSGLATFGNPTSAGVPPEVVQHTLVLEYNNLEQLEEAFRLHGPELACVMIEPIAGNMNFVRAQVPFVKRIRELCDQHGALFVFDEVMTGFRVALGSAQSLYAAAIPGFAPDISVFGKVIGGGMPLAAFAGSRKVMEHLAPLGTVYQAGTLSGNPVATACGLATLREIRKPGFFDDLSRKTRTLVDGLKGAADAAGVPFSVDSQGGMFGFFFMPELPQNYTTVMTTDQPRFNRFFHGLLDRGVYLAPALYEAGFVSAAHTDADIAETVAVAADVLRSL; this is encoded by the coding sequence ATGACCACCAACGACCAGTTGTTCGAACGTGCCCGGAAGGTGATTCCGGGCGGCGTGAATTCCCCCGTGCGCGCCTTCCGCGCCGTCGGCGGCACGCCCCGCTTCATCGCCCGCGCCCAAGGTCCCTACATGTGGGACGCCGAAGGCAAGCGCTTCATCGACTACATCGGCTCCTGGGGCCCGATGATCCTCGGCCACGGCCACCCGGCGGTGCTGTCGGCGGTCCAGCAGGCCGCGACCGAAGGCTTCAGCTTCGGTGCCCCGACCGAGCGCGAGATCGAACTGGCCGAGGAGATCCTGTCGCTGGTGCCGAGTTGCGAGCAGATCCGCCTCGTCAGTTCCGGCACCGAAGCGGCGATGACCGCGATCCGCCTGGCCCGTGGCGCCACCGGCCGCTCCAAGTTCATCAAGTTCGAAGGCTGCTACCACGGCCACGCCGACCCGCTGCTGGTCAAGGCCGGCTCGGGTCTGGCGACGTTTGGCAACCCGACCTCCGCCGGTGTACCGCCGGAAGTCGTGCAGCACACGCTGGTCCTCGAATACAACAACCTCGAACAGCTCGAAGAGGCGTTCCGGCTGCACGGCCCCGAACTCGCCTGCGTGATGATCGAGCCGATCGCCGGCAACATGAACTTCGTGCGGGCGCAGGTGCCGTTCGTCAAGCGCATCCGCGAGCTGTGTGACCAGCACGGCGCGCTGTTCGTGTTCGACGAGGTGATGACCGGCTTCCGCGTCGCCCTCGGCAGCGCGCAGAGCCTGTACGCCGCCGCGATCCCCGGCTTCGCGCCCGACATCAGCGTGTTCGGCAAGGTGATCGGCGGCGGCATGCCGCTGGCCGCGTTCGCCGGCTCGCGCAAGGTCATGGAACACCTCGCCCCGCTCGGCACCGTCTACCAGGCCGGCACGCTCAGCGGCAATCCGGTCGCCACCGCCTGCGGGCTGGCCACGCTGCGCGAGATCCGCAAGCCGGGCTTCTTCGATGACCTGTCGCGCAAGACGCGCACGCTGGTCGATGGCCTGAAGGGCGCTGCGGACGCGGCCGGCGTGCCGTTCTCGGTGGACAGCCAGGGCGGGATGTTCGGCTTCTTCTTCATGCCCGAGCTGCCGCAGAACTACACCACAGTGATGACCACCGACCAGCCGCGCTTCAACCGCTTCTTCCACGGTCTGCTGGACCGCGGCGTGTATCTGGCGCCCGCGCTGTACGAAGCCGGCTTCGTCAGCGCCGCGCACACCGACGCCGACATCGCCGAGACGGTCGCCGTCGCCGCCGACGTGCTGCGCAGCCTGTGA
- a CDS encoding YqiA/YcfP family alpha/beta fold hydrolase — protein sequence MHPATPHTTHLLYLHGFRSSPQSMKAQKMAAWVAAHRPDLTWWCPQLPPSPAEAMALVAAGTRDWPTDTRAVMGSSLGGFYATVFAEAHGCRAVLINPAIDPARDLTKYIGELTAWHDPADRFFFRAEFIDELQAMAPGALREPARYQAWVAKGDEVLDWREMSARYAGTELHLLDGGDHALSDFDTHLPAMRGFLHLD from the coding sequence ATGCACCCCGCCACGCCCCACACCACCCACCTGCTCTACCTCCACGGCTTCCGCTCCTCGCCGCAGTCGATGAAGGCGCAGAAGATGGCCGCCTGGGTCGCGGCGCACCGGCCGGACCTGACGTGGTGGTGCCCGCAACTGCCGCCCTCGCCCGCCGAGGCCATGGCGCTGGTCGCGGCCGGCACCCGCGACTGGCCCACCGACACCCGTGCCGTGATGGGCAGCTCGCTGGGCGGTTTCTACGCCACCGTGTTCGCCGAGGCGCATGGCTGCCGCGCCGTGCTGATCAACCCGGCCATCGACCCCGCCCGCGACCTGACGAAGTACATCGGCGAGCTGACCGCGTGGCACGACCCGGCCGACCGCTTCTTCTTCCGCGCCGAGTTCATCGATGAACTACAGGCGATGGCGCCGGGTGCGCTACGCGAGCCGGCGCGCTACCAGGCCTGGGTCGCCAAGGGCGACGAGGTGCTGGACTGGCGCGAGATGTCGGCCCGCTACGCCGGGACCGAGCTGCACCTGCTCGACGGCGGTGACCACGCGCTCAGTGACTTCGACACGCACCTGCCGGCCATGCGCGGCTTCCTGCACCTGGATTGA
- a CDS encoding 6-phosphofructokinase, producing MRIGLLTGGGDCPGLNAVLRAVTKSLIRQCGAEVIGIEDGFLGLIERRVRPLGWDDVSGILAIGGTILGTSNTASPFAWRGADVSADVVAYQRELGLDALVAIGGDGTMTIAARLGAVGGVPMVGVPKTIDNDIAGCERSFGFDTAVATVTDALERVQTTGQSHGRVMIVETMGRYAGWIALEAGIAGAADVILLPEIDYDVARIAEVCRARSARRRATLVCIAEGAKPAGGAMTVERTVAGSPDPIRLGGVAHRLRAQLQPLLASEVRATVLGHVQRGGSPTPFDRVLATQYGNEAARLLRRGEFGRMVTLQGGRLSSVALASVAGQNRCVPADHALLACAREIGVCLG from the coding sequence ATGCGCATCGGACTCCTCACCGGCGGCGGCGACTGCCCCGGTCTCAACGCGGTGCTGCGCGCCGTCACCAAGTCGCTGATCCGCCAGTGCGGCGCCGAGGTGATCGGCATCGAGGACGGTTTCCTCGGCCTGATCGAGCGCCGCGTGCGCCCGCTGGGCTGGGACGACGTCAGCGGCATCCTCGCCATCGGCGGCACCATCCTCGGCACCAGCAACACCGCCAGCCCCTTCGCCTGGCGCGGTGCCGATGTGTCGGCCGATGTGGTCGCCTACCAGCGCGAACTCGGCCTGGACGCGCTGGTTGCCATCGGCGGCGACGGGACGATGACGATCGCCGCGCGGCTTGGCGCGGTGGGCGGCGTGCCGATGGTGGGCGTGCCCAAGACGATCGACAACGACATCGCCGGCTGCGAGCGCAGCTTCGGCTTCGACACGGCGGTCGCCACCGTCACCGACGCGCTGGAGCGCGTGCAGACCACCGGCCAGAGCCACGGCCGCGTGATGATCGTCGAGACCATGGGCCGCTACGCCGGCTGGATCGCGCTGGAGGCGGGCATCGCGGGTGCGGCCGACGTGATCCTGCTGCCGGAGATCGACTACGACGTGGCCCGCATCGCCGAGGTCTGCCGCGCCCGCAGCGCCCGGCGGCGCGCCACGCTGGTCTGCATCGCCGAAGGGGCGAAGCCGGCCGGCGGCGCGATGACGGTGGAGCGCACCGTCGCCGGCAGCCCCGATCCGATCCGCCTCGGCGGTGTCGCCCACAGGCTGCGGGCGCAACTGCAGCCGCTGCTGGCCAGCGAGGTGCGCGCGACGGTGCTGGGCCATGTGCAGCGCGGCGGCAGTCCGACGCCCTTCGACCGCGTGCTGGCGACGCAGTACGGCAACGAGGCGGCGCGGCTGCTGCGGCGCGGCGAATTCGGGCGGATGGTGACGCTGCAGGGCGGGCGCCTGAGCAGCGTGGCGCTGGCGTCGGTGGCGGGGCAGAACCGGTGTGTGCCGGCGGACCACGCCTTGCTGGCGTGTGCGCGGGAGATCGGGGTGTGTCTGGGCTGA
- the thiD gene encoding bifunctional hydroxymethylpyrimidine kinase/phosphomethylpyrimidine kinase yields MNPNATEIVSDDPQDLPAPACVMSFNASDATGAGGVAGDIATIAAMGAHALPVISTIVMRDTAEIFEHTALDPETVVEQARSVLEDVTISAWKVGFLGNAENVGAVAEILSDYPDVPLVTYLPTLSWMDDEDEATAYHDALRELVLPQTLVLVGNQKTLTDFLLPDWDSERPPSARELAVSAGKHGTQYVLVTGLQLPNNQVDNVLSSPQGAITGEKFERFETSFIGAGDTLSASIAALMATGQELHIAVSEALAFLDQSLDSGFRPGMGNVVPDRFFWAMPPEDEDGEGDEDIIDAMTADIDSPTKPRSIH; encoded by the coding sequence ATGAACCCCAACGCAACCGAAATCGTCAGCGACGACCCCCAGGACCTGCCGGCCCCGGCTTGCGTGATGAGCTTCAATGCCAGTGACGCCACCGGCGCCGGCGGTGTCGCTGGCGACATCGCCACCATCGCCGCCATGGGCGCGCACGCGCTGCCCGTGATCTCGACCATCGTCATGCGCGACACGGCCGAGATCTTCGAGCACACTGCGCTCGACCCCGAGACCGTCGTCGAGCAGGCCCGCAGCGTGCTGGAAGACGTGACCATCTCGGCCTGGAAGGTCGGCTTCCTCGGCAACGCCGAGAACGTCGGCGCCGTGGCCGAGATCCTGTCCGACTACCCGGACGTGCCGCTGGTGACCTACCTGCCCACGCTGTCCTGGATGGACGACGAGGACGAGGCCACCGCCTACCACGACGCGCTGCGCGAACTCGTGCTGCCGCAGACGCTGGTGCTGGTCGGCAACCAGAAGACGCTCACCGACTTCCTGCTGCCCGACTGGGACTCCGAGCGCCCGCCGTCGGCGCGCGAACTCGCGGTCTCCGCCGGCAAGCACGGCACGCAGTACGTGCTCGTCACCGGCCTGCAGCTGCCCAACAACCAGGTGGACAACGTGCTGTCCTCGCCGCAGGGCGCCATCACGGGCGAGAAGTTCGAGCGCTTCGAGACCTCGTTCATCGGTGCCGGCGACACGCTGTCGGCCTCGATCGCCGCGCTGATGGCGACCGGGCAGGAACTGCACATCGCCGTCTCCGAAGCGCTGGCCTTCCTCGACCAGTCGCTCGACTCGGGCTTCCGCCCCGGCATGGGCAATGTGGTGCCCGACCGCTTCTTCTGGGCCATGCCTCCGGAAGACGAGGACGGCGAAGGCGACGAGGACATCATCGACGCGATGACCGCCGACATCGACTCGCCCACCAAGCCGCGCAGCATCCACTGA
- a CDS encoding substrate-binding domain-containing protein: MAMALLWNGLAAAAPHIIPGAGPPEIGLRALAAEFTRQRPGTVIDIPPSVGIAGGLRALQSGEASVARLARRLTEDELRSGGLQQVVYGADAVVFVTGRDVPVTNLTEAQALALFSGATDDWEALGGPPAPVLVFYREASEIAHQALRRHIPAFAQVKFTASAKLANSDTEMREGLARYRTALGWMTLSTSDVRDDRIRALHFNGIAASADTVASGRYPMKVEHVLAWRESQLDEDLRRFLAFVTSAEGAQVLRKLQIAVPRAQPK; this comes from the coding sequence ATGGCCATGGCCTTGCTGTGGAACGGACTGGCCGCAGCGGCCCCACACATCATTCCGGGTGCGGGCCCGCCGGAGATCGGCCTGCGCGCCCTGGCCGCGGAATTCACGCGCCAGCGACCCGGCACCGTCATCGACATCCCCCCGAGCGTCGGCATTGCCGGGGGTCTGCGCGCCCTGCAATCGGGCGAAGCATCGGTTGCACGGCTGGCGCGGCGGCTGACCGAGGACGAGCTGCGCAGTGGCGGCCTGCAGCAGGTGGTCTACGGCGCGGACGCGGTGGTGTTCGTGACCGGCCGCGATGTGCCCGTCACCAACCTCACCGAAGCCCAGGCGCTGGCGCTGTTCAGCGGCGCCACCGACGACTGGGAGGCGCTGGGCGGCCCGCCCGCGCCGGTGCTGGTGTTCTACCGCGAGGCCAGCGAAATCGCGCACCAGGCCCTGCGGCGCCACATCCCGGCCTTCGCGCAGGTCAAGTTCACCGCCTCGGCCAAGCTCGCGAACTCGGACACCGAGATGCGCGAGGGGCTGGCGCGCTACCGCACCGCGCTCGGCTGGATGACGCTGTCCACCTCGGATGTCCGCGATGACCGGATCCGGGCGCTGCACTTCAACGGCATCGCCGCCAGTGCCGACACGGTGGCCAGCGGTCGCTACCCGATGAAGGTCGAGCACGTGCTGGCCTGGCGGGAATCGCAGCTCGACGAGGACCTGCGGCGCTTCCTGGCCTTCGTCACGTCGGCCGAAGGCGCGCAGGTGCTGCGCAAGCTGCAGATCGCCGTGCCCCGCGCCCAGCCGAAATGA
- the mpl gene encoding UDP-N-acetylmuramate:L-alanyl-gamma-D-glutamyl-meso-diaminopimelate ligase, translating into MHIHILGICGTFMGGVAALAREAGHRVTGCDANVYPPMSDQLRALGIDLIEGFSPDQLALNPDLYVVGNVVSRGNALMEAILDAGLPYTSGPQWLAENVLQGRHVLAVAGTHGKTTTTSMLAWILEHAGLEPGFLVGGVPQNFGVSARLGRVAPGAPFVIEADEYDTAFFDKRSKFVHYRPRTAILNNLEYDHADIFPDLAAIETQFHHLVRTVPSQGRLVVNIREDALKTVLARGCWTPVQFFGARKEEPGALRSRGEPHAFDVLRGSMKVGRVDWSLLGEHNQLNALAAIGAAEQVGVSPAVAGEALSLFENVRRRMELRGEAGGVKVYDDFAHHPTAIRTTVDGLRRRIGDTARILAVFEPRSNTMKLGAMKSQLPWALEEADLSFCHSAGLTWDAREALSPMGKQARVCDTIPELVDAVVRLSRPGDQVLCMSNGGFGGVHAKLLEALAKKA; encoded by the coding sequence ATGCACATCCACATCCTCGGCATCTGCGGCACCTTCATGGGTGGTGTCGCCGCACTGGCCCGCGAAGCCGGCCACCGCGTCACCGGCTGCGACGCCAATGTCTACCCGCCGATGAGCGACCAGCTCCGCGCCCTCGGCATCGACCTCATCGAAGGGTTCTCGCCCGACCAGCTGGCGCTGAACCCCGACCTCTACGTCGTCGGCAACGTCGTCAGCCGCGGCAATGCGCTGATGGAGGCCATCCTCGACGCCGGCCTGCCCTACACCAGCGGCCCGCAGTGGCTGGCCGAGAACGTGCTGCAGGGCCGGCACGTGCTGGCGGTGGCCGGCACGCACGGCAAGACCACGACCACTTCGATGCTGGCGTGGATCCTCGAACACGCGGGGCTGGAGCCGGGTTTCCTGGTCGGCGGCGTGCCGCAGAACTTCGGCGTCTCGGCCCGGCTCGGCCGCGTGGCGCCGGGCGCGCCGTTCGTGATCGAAGCGGACGAGTACGACACCGCCTTCTTCGACAAGCGCAGCAAGTTCGTCCACTACCGCCCGCGCACCGCCATCCTCAACAACCTCGAATACGACCACGCCGACATCTTCCCGGATCTGGCCGCCATCGAGACGCAGTTCCACCACCTCGTGCGCACGGTGCCGTCGCAGGGGCGGCTGGTCGTCAACATCCGCGAGGACGCGCTGAAGACGGTGCTCGCCCGCGGCTGCTGGACACCGGTGCAGTTCTTCGGCGCCCGCAAGGAAGAACCCGGCGCGCTGCGCAGCCGCGGCGAGCCACACGCCTTCGACGTGCTGCGCGGCAGCATGAAGGTCGGCCGCGTCGACTGGTCGCTGCTGGGCGAACACAACCAGCTCAACGCGCTGGCCGCCATCGGCGCCGCCGAACAGGTCGGCGTCAGCCCCGCGGTGGCGGGCGAGGCGCTGAGTCTGTTCGAGAACGTCCGCCGCCGCATGGAGCTGCGCGGCGAGGCCGGCGGCGTGAAGGTCTACGACGACTTCGCCCACCACCCGACGGCGATCCGCACCACCGTCGACGGCCTGCGCCGGCGCATCGGCGACACGGCGCGCATCCTGGCGGTGTTCGAGCCGCGCTCCAACACGATGAAGCTCGGGGCGATGAAGTCGCAGTTGCCGTGGGCGCTGGAGGAGGCCGATCTGTCCTTCTGCCACAGCGCAGGACTCACCTGGGACGCCCGCGAGGCGCTGTCGCCGATGGGCAAGCAGGCGCGGGTCTGCGACACGATTCCCGAGCTGGTGGACGCCGTCGTGCGGCTGTCGCGCCCGGGGGACCAGGTGCTGTGCATGAGCAACGGGGGCTTCGGCGGCGTGCACGCGAAGCTGCTGGAGGCGCTGGCGAAGAAGGCGTGA
- a CDS encoding type II toxin-antitoxin system HipA family toxin, giving the protein MTALDVFHDDECVGTLHDTEPVSFTYAPTWLARPGAFPLSAIRLQPGLITSPEVLAFFENLLPEGDLRVYLSQQRKASTLFALLREVAGDTAGAFVLLPQGQLPQPAVYEPTTWAALADTIRNRSAAAIQTEDGHTRISLAGAQDKASIAILDGQTPLLPKGAAPSTHILKPDIRRLPKVRESAANEAIIMRTAAHCGLRTAQVFYEPLTRACVVERFDRFIRDDGALGRLIQYDFCQLAGIASERKYEKEGGPGVVRCAQILRQYSSSPAQDLQALVQWLFFNLYVGNNDSHAKNLSVYWRPGQGVRLTPFYDLMCTRVYPGLSKEFAFNLGGEVLPGQMGAAQVQGLAEQLGMGPRYLQSVARTLAAKVPAAIDQAVSEISPQLTPSGRIFAGQLAVEVKSMTRRLVARLGA; this is encoded by the coding sequence GTGACCGCGTTGGATGTCTTCCATGACGACGAGTGCGTCGGCACGCTTCACGACACCGAGCCGGTGAGCTTCACGTATGCGCCGACCTGGCTGGCGCGTCCTGGTGCCTTCCCGCTGTCCGCGATCCGGCTGCAACCCGGCCTGATCACGTCGCCCGAGGTGCTGGCGTTTTTTGAGAACCTGCTGCCGGAAGGGGACTTGCGGGTCTACCTGTCGCAGCAGCGCAAGGCGTCCACGCTGTTTGCCCTGCTGCGCGAAGTGGCGGGTGACACGGCGGGTGCCTTCGTACTGCTGCCGCAGGGGCAGTTGCCACAGCCCGCGGTGTACGAACCCACGACTTGGGCTGCCTTGGCCGACACGATCCGGAATCGATCGGCAGCCGCGATTCAGACCGAGGACGGCCACACCCGCATCTCCTTGGCCGGCGCACAGGACAAGGCCTCGATCGCGATCCTGGACGGCCAGACGCCGCTGCTGCCGAAGGGGGCGGCACCGTCCACGCACATCCTCAAGCCCGACATCCGGCGGCTGCCCAAGGTCCGCGAGTCCGCTGCCAACGAGGCGATCATCATGCGTACGGCGGCCCACTGCGGCTTGCGTACGGCCCAGGTGTTTTACGAGCCGCTGACCCGCGCCTGCGTCGTCGAGCGGTTCGACCGGTTCATCCGCGACGACGGCGCGCTGGGGCGGCTGATCCAGTACGACTTCTGCCAGCTCGCGGGCATCGCCTCGGAGCGGAAGTACGAGAAGGAAGGCGGTCCCGGCGTGGTGCGCTGCGCCCAGATCCTGCGCCAGTACAGCAGCAGCCCCGCCCAGGATCTGCAGGCCCTCGTGCAATGGCTCTTCTTCAACCTGTACGTGGGCAACAACGACAGCCACGCCAAGAACCTGTCGGTCTACTGGCGGCCAGGGCAGGGGGTGCGGCTCACGCCGTTCTATGACCTGATGTGCACGCGGGTCTATCCGGGGCTGTCGAAGGAGTTCGCGTTCAATCTCGGGGGCGAGGTGTTGCCCGGCCAGATGGGGGCGGCGCAGGTGCAGGGGTTGGCGGAACAGCTCGGCATGGGACCCCGCTACCTGCAATCGGTGGCGCGGACGCTGGCGGCTAAGGTGCCGGCGGCGATCGACCAGGCGGTGAGCGAGATCTCCCCTCAGCTCACCCCGAGTGGGCGGATCTTTGCGGGGCAACTGGCCGTGGAAGTGAAGTCGATGACACGGCGGCTGGTTGCGCGTCTGGGTGCCTAG